In Harpia harpyja isolate bHarHar1 chromosome 8, bHarHar1 primary haplotype, whole genome shotgun sequence, a genomic segment contains:
- the LOC128144937 gene encoding butyrophilin-like protein 8: MKWETALWMVASLLFASLPRGQPDTMCHAFVGETVILPCTTTSPGELILSNSMLYWQIDSVLVHFFHNGQDSLELQDQRYHGRTSLFLDQMKHGNFSLKLSNVQLLDTAVYTCIYRQTGDYPNKPQKSKIKLIVSAPSSIEEAPSPSGHSQISSRSPADAPCLAMLPLSFHLLVTLGVWHL; encoded by the exons ATGAAATG GGAGACTGCTCTCTGGATGGTTGCCTCCTTACTGTTTGCATCTCTACCCAGAG GTCAACCAGACACAATGTGCCATGCATTTGTTGGAGAAACTGTCATTTTGCCTTGCACCACCACCTCTCCTGGAGAGTTGATCCTTTCCAATTCAATGCTCTACTGGCAGATAGACTCTGTCTTAGTGCACTTTTTTCACAATGGGCAGGATTCGCTGGAGTTGCAGGATCAACGTTACCATGGCAGAACTAGCCTTTTTTTGGACCAGATGAAGCATGGCAACTTTTCCTTAAAGCTTTCCAATGTCCAATTACTCGACACAGCTGTATATACTTGCATCTACAGACAGACTGGGGATTATCCCAACAAACCACAGAAATCTAAAATTAAACTCATTGTATCAG CTCCATCTAGCATTGAGGAGGCTCCTTCCCCTTCCG gaCACAGTCAGATTTCCTCCAGAAGCCCTGCTGATGCGCCGTGTCTGGCTATGCTTCCCCTCTCTTTCCACCTCCTGGTCACACTGGGGGTTTGGCACTTGTAA